In Janthinobacterium rivuli, a single genomic region encodes these proteins:
- a CDS encoding leucine-rich repeat-containing protein kinase family protein has protein sequence MHTLEQLRAGQLAGLRRLKLSCGLTEFPYEIFDLADSLEILDLSGNALSTLPDDLPRLHKLRIIFCSDNLFTVLPAVLGSCAALEMIGFKANRIRHVPSAALPSRLRWLTLTDNAIETLPDELGKCSELQKLMLAGNCLDSLPATLANCHRLELVRIAANRFTALPDCLLSLPRLSWLAYAGNPFTEARELAALAGTGAAGVAWQRLELAQQLGEGASGVIYRARLDGVDDVAVKVFKGAMTSDGLPRSEMAACVGAGAHAGLIPILGTLAAHPQGALGLVMPLIDAAYRNLAGPPSLASCTRDVYADGARFAPAQALAIAHGIASAVCQLHAHGIVHGDLYAHNILHADNGACLLGDFGAASMFAPGSPQGEVLQGIEARAFGVLLGELIAHGATPVPALQAMLEACLQEEILRRPRFDAIERALRDMLPA, from the coding sequence GTGCATACACTGGAACAATTACGCGCCGGCCAACTGGCCGGCCTTCGCCGTCTGAAGCTGTCCTGCGGCTTGACGGAGTTCCCCTACGAAATCTTCGACCTGGCCGACAGCCTGGAGATCCTCGACCTGTCGGGCAATGCGCTGTCCACATTGCCCGACGATTTGCCGCGCCTGCACAAGCTGCGCATCATCTTTTGTTCGGATAACCTGTTCACCGTCTTGCCGGCCGTGCTCGGTTCCTGTGCTGCGCTGGAAATGATCGGTTTCAAGGCGAACCGGATTCGCCACGTGCCGTCCGCCGCCTTGCCATCCAGGCTGCGCTGGCTGACCCTGACCGACAATGCCATCGAAACCTTGCCGGATGAGTTAGGCAAGTGCAGTGAACTGCAGAAACTCATGCTGGCGGGAAATTGCCTCGACAGCTTGCCGGCGACGTTGGCGAATTGCCATCGGCTGGAACTGGTGCGCATCGCCGCTAACCGTTTCACGGCGCTGCCCGACTGTCTGCTGTCCCTGCCACGCCTGAGCTGGCTCGCGTATGCGGGCAATCCCTTTACGGAGGCGCGTGAGCTGGCAGCCCTGGCCGGTACGGGGGCTGCGGGCGTGGCCTGGCAGCGCCTGGAACTAGCGCAGCAGCTGGGCGAGGGTGCATCGGGCGTGATTTACCGTGCCCGCCTCGATGGCGTCGATGATGTCGCCGTCAAAGTATTCAAGGGAGCGATGACCAGCGATGGCTTGCCGCGCAGCGAAATGGCCGCCTGTGTCGGCGCCGGTGCACACGCTGGTCTGATTCCCATCCTCGGGACGCTCGCTGCGCACCCGCAAGGGGCGCTGGGACTCGTCATGCCGCTCATCGACGCCGCCTACCGCAACCTGGCGGGGCCGCCGAGCCTGGCATCGTGCACGCGCGACGTGTATGCCGATGGTGCGCGCTTTGCCCCTGCGCAAGCGCTGGCCATTGCCCATGGCATCGCCTCGGCCGTGTGTCAGCTGCATGCGCACGGCATCGTGCACGGCGACTTATATGCGCACAATATCCTGCATGCGGACAATGGCGCCTGCCTGCTGGGCGACTTTGGCGCGGCGTCGATGTTTGCGCCAGGCTCGCCGCAAGGGGAGGTGCTGCAGGGCATAGAGGCGCGCGCCTTTGGCGTGCTGCTGGGCGAGCTGATCGCGCATGGTGCGACGCCCGTGCCCGCCCTGCAGGCCATGCTGGAAGCTTGCCTGCAGGAAGAGATATTGCGACGGCCCAGGTTCGACGCGATCGAACGGGCCTTGCGGGACATGCTCCCCGCATAA
- a CDS encoding nitronate monooxygenase, with protein sequence MKRVDDFRLRFGKKEYVPIMIGGMGVDISTSELALEAARLNGIGHISDAMVEDVSDRRFDTTFVKDKTKLYKFNINNSDKAVVQFDLGRLAEAQRLHIGRTMEAKKGDGLIFVNCMEKLTMNGPRETLRVRLNAALDAGIDGITLSAGLHFGSFALMADHPRFRDAKLGIIVSSVRALQIFLRKNAKLDRLPDFIIVEGPLAGGHLGFGMDWANYDLHTITAELLAYLKAEQLDIPLIAAGGIFTGSDAVSFLEAGAAGVQVATRFTVTNECGLPNKVKQEYYKASEEDIIVNGVSPTGYPMRMLKNTPAIGAGIRPGCESYGYLLDATGNCAYINSYNREVAAHPEQKTVVVMDKTCLCTHMRNFNCWTCGHYTYRLKDTTHKLENGEYQILTAEHVFKDYQFSVDNQIALPEKEILAAS encoded by the coding sequence TGGAAGCGGCCCGGCTGAACGGTATCGGCCATATTTCCGATGCCATGGTGGAAGACGTGTCGGACCGCCGTTTCGACACCACCTTCGTCAAAGACAAGACGAAACTGTACAAGTTCAACATCAATAACAGTGACAAGGCCGTGGTGCAGTTTGACCTGGGCCGCCTGGCGGAAGCGCAGCGCCTGCATATCGGCCGCACCATGGAAGCAAAAAAAGGCGATGGCTTGATCTTCGTCAATTGCATGGAAAAGCTGACCATGAACGGCCCCCGCGAAACCTTGCGCGTGCGCCTGAATGCGGCGCTGGACGCCGGCATCGACGGCATCACCCTGTCCGCCGGCTTGCACTTCGGCTCGTTCGCCCTGATGGCCGACCATCCACGTTTCCGTGATGCCAAGCTGGGCATCATCGTCTCGTCCGTGCGCGCCTTGCAAATTTTCCTGCGCAAGAACGCCAAGCTGGACCGCCTGCCCGACTTTATCATCGTCGAGGGCCCCCTGGCCGGCGGCCACCTGGGTTTCGGCATGGACTGGGCCAATTACGACTTGCACACGATCACTGCGGAACTGCTGGCCTACCTGAAGGCCGAACAGCTGGACATCCCGCTGATCGCCGCCGGCGGCATTTTCACGGGCAGCGATGCCGTCTCCTTCCTGGAAGCGGGCGCGGCTGGCGTGCAAGTGGCGACGCGCTTTACCGTCACGAATGAATGCGGCTTGCCAAACAAGGTCAAGCAGGAATACTACAAGGCCTCGGAAGAAGACATCATCGTCAATGGCGTCTCGCCGACGGGCTACCCGATGCGCATGCTGAAGAACACGCCCGCCATCGGCGCCGGCATCCGTCCAGGCTGCGAATCGTATGGCTACCTGCTCGATGCAACGGGCAACTGCGCCTACATCAACTCGTACAACCGCGAAGTGGCGGCCCATCCGGAACAAAAAACCGTCGTCGTGATGGACAAGACGTGCCTGTGCACGCACATGCGCAACTTCAACTGCTGGACCTGCGGCCATTACACATATCGCCTGAAGGACACCACGCACAAGCTGGAGAATGGCGAATACCAGATCCTGACGGCCGAACACGTCTTCAAGGATTACCAGTTCAGCGTCGACAACCAGATTGCCCTGCCGGAAAAAGAAATCCTGGCAGCAAGCTAA